In the genome of Capra hircus breed San Clemente chromosome 17, ASM170441v1, whole genome shotgun sequence, one region contains:
- the P2RX2 gene encoding P2X purinoceptor 2 isoform X2 has protein sequence MAAAEPKPPTGAAAARRLARSCWSAFWDYETPKVIVVKNRRLGIVYRAVQLLILLYFVWYVFIVQKSYQDSETGPESSVITKVKGITLSEHKVWDVEEYVKPPESMRVSNATCDSDEDCVAGQLDMLGNGLRTGRCVPYYHGSSKTCEVSAWCPVEDGASVSQFLGTMAPNFTILIKNSIHYPKFQFSKGNIENRKGGYLKHCTFHEVSDLYCPIFKLGYIVEQAEENFTELAHTGGVIGVIINWDCDLDLSASECNPKYSFRRLDPKHIPASSGYNFRFAKYYKINGSITRTLIKAYGIRIDVIVHGQAGKFSLIPTIINLATALTSIGVGSFLCDWILLTFMNKNKVYSHKKFDKVCTPSHSSGSWPVTLALVLGQAPAPPYPCSPDPGQAGQLQSEGQSQARAVPPPWPCPTSAPSEQMVDAPERGAGPGICASESSQQDCVLTDARGLAQL, from the exons ATGGCGGCCGCCGAGCCCAAGCCCCCAACGGGGGCGGCCGCGGCCCGACGCCTGGCCCGGAGCTGCTGGTCCGCGTTCTGGGACTACGAGACGCCCAAGGTGATCGTGGTGAAGAACCGGCGTTTGGGCATCGTGTACCGCGCGGTGCAGCTGCTCATCCTGCTCTACTTCGTGTG GTACGTGTTCATCGTGCAGAAGAGCTACCAGGACAGCGAAACGGGCCCCGAGAGCTCCGTTATCACCAAGGTCAAGGGCATCACCTTGTCCGAACACAAAGTGTGGGACGTGGAGGAGTACGTGAAACCACCGGAG AGTATGAGGGTCAGCAACGCCACCTGCGACTCGGACGAGGACTGTGTGGCTGGGCAGCTGGACATGCTGGGAAACG GCCTGCGGACTGGGCGCTGCGTACCTTATTACCACGGGTCCTCCAAGACCTGCGAGGTGTCCGCCTGGTGCCCGGTGGAAGACGGGGCCTCAGTCAG CCAATTTCTCGGTACGATGGCCCCCAATTTCACCATCCTCATCAAGAACAGCATCCACTACCCCAAATTCCAGTTCTCCAA GGGCAACATTGAGAACCGGAAGGGTGGCTACCTGAAGCACTGCACATTCCATGAGGTCTCTGACCTCTACTGCCCCATTTTCAAGCTGGGGTACATCGTGGAGCAGGCAGAGGAGAACTTCACAGAGCTGGCACACACG ggtggtgtcatcggggTCATTATCAACTGGGACTGTGACCTGGACCTTTCAGCGTCAGAGTGCAACCCCAAATACTCCTTCCGGAGGCTGGACCCCAAGCACATCCCAGCCTCATCTGGCTACAACTTCAG GTTTGCCAAGTATTACAAAATAAATGGCAGCATTACCCGCACACTCATCAAAGCCTATGGGATCCGCATTGATGTCATCGTGCACGGACAG GCGGGGAAGTTCAGCCTGATTCCCACCATCATTAACCTGGCCACAGCGCTGACCTCCATTGGGGTG GGCTCCTTCCTGTGCGACTGGATCTTGCTAACATTCATGAACAAAAACAAGGTCTACAGCCATAAGAAATTTGACAAGGTGTGTACTCCAAGTCACTCCTCAGGCAGCTGGCCTGTGACCCTGGCCCTTGTCTTGGGCCAGGCCCCTGCCCCACCCTATCCCTGCTCTCCAGACCCAGGCCAGGCTGGCCAACTGCAGAGTGAGGGGCAGAGCCAGGCCCGGGCTGTCCCACCCCCATGGCCTTGCCCCACCTCTGCCCCATCTGAGCAGATGGTGGATGCTCCCGAGCGGGGTGCGGGACCAGGGATTTGCGCCTCCGAGTCTTCCCAACAGGACTGCGTGCTCACAGATGCCCGAGGTTTGGCCCAGCTCTGA
- the P2RX2 gene encoding P2X purinoceptor 2 isoform X4, translated as MAAAEPKPPTGAAAARRLARSCWSAFWDYETPKVIVVRVHRAEELPGQRNGPRELRYHQGQGHHLVRTQSVGRGGVRETTGGLRTGRCVPYYHGSSKTCEVSAWCPVEDGASVSQFLGTMAPNFTILIKNSIHYPKFQFSKGNIENRKGGYLKHCTFHEVSDLYCPIFKLGYIVEQAEENFTELAHTGGVIGVIINWDCDLDLSASECNPKYSFRRLDPKHIPASSGYNFRFAKYYKINGSITRTLIKAYGIRIDVIVHGQAGKFSLIPTIINLATALTSIGVGSFLCDWILLTFMNKNKVYSHKKFDKVCTPSHSSGSWPVTLALVLGQAPAPPYPCSPDPGQAGQLQSEGQSQARAVPPPWPCPTSAPSEQMVDAPERGAGPGICASESSQQDCVLTDARGLAQL; from the exons ATGGCGGCCGCCGAGCCCAAGCCCCCAACGGGGGCGGCCGCGGCCCGACGCCTGGCCCGGAGCTGCTGGTCCGCGTTCTGGGACTACGAGACGCCCAAGGTGATCGTG GTACGTGTTCATCGTGCAGAAGAGCTACCAGGACAGCGAAACGGGCCCCGAGAGCTCCGTTATCACCAAGGTCAAGGGCATCACCTTGTCCGAACACAAAGTGTGGGACGTGGAGGAGTACGTGAAACCACCGGAG GCCTGCGGACTGGGCGCTGCGTACCTTATTACCACGGGTCCTCCAAGACCTGCGAGGTGTCCGCCTGGTGCCCGGTGGAAGACGGGGCCTCAGTCAG CCAATTTCTCGGTACGATGGCCCCCAATTTCACCATCCTCATCAAGAACAGCATCCACTACCCCAAATTCCAGTTCTCCAA GGGCAACATTGAGAACCGGAAGGGTGGCTACCTGAAGCACTGCACATTCCATGAGGTCTCTGACCTCTACTGCCCCATTTTCAAGCTGGGGTACATCGTGGAGCAGGCAGAGGAGAACTTCACAGAGCTGGCACACACG ggtggtgtcatcggggTCATTATCAACTGGGACTGTGACCTGGACCTTTCAGCGTCAGAGTGCAACCCCAAATACTCCTTCCGGAGGCTGGACCCCAAGCACATCCCAGCCTCATCTGGCTACAACTTCAG GTTTGCCAAGTATTACAAAATAAATGGCAGCATTACCCGCACACTCATCAAAGCCTATGGGATCCGCATTGATGTCATCGTGCACGGACAG GCGGGGAAGTTCAGCCTGATTCCCACCATCATTAACCTGGCCACAGCGCTGACCTCCATTGGGGTG GGCTCCTTCCTGTGCGACTGGATCTTGCTAACATTCATGAACAAAAACAAGGTCTACAGCCATAAGAAATTTGACAAGGTGTGTACTCCAAGTCACTCCTCAGGCAGCTGGCCTGTGACCCTGGCCCTTGTCTTGGGCCAGGCCCCTGCCCCACCCTATCCCTGCTCTCCAGACCCAGGCCAGGCTGGCCAACTGCAGAGTGAGGGGCAGAGCCAGGCCCGGGCTGTCCCACCCCCATGGCCTTGCCCCACCTCTGCCCCATCTGAGCAGATGGTGGATGCTCCCGAGCGGGGTGCGGGACCAGGGATTTGCGCCTCCGAGTCTTCCCAACAGGACTGCGTGCTCACAGATGCCCGAGGTTTGGCCCAGCTCTGA
- the P2RX2 gene encoding P2X purinoceptor 2 isoform X1: MAAAEPKPPTGAAAARRLARSCWSAFWDYETPKVIVVKNRRLGIVYRAVQLLILLYFVWYVFIVQKSYQDSETGPESSVITKVKGITLSEHKVWDVEEYVKPPEGGSVFSIITRIEVTPFQTLGTCAESMRVSNATCDSDEDCVAGQLDMLGNGLRTGRCVPYYHGSSKTCEVSAWCPVEDGASVSQFLGTMAPNFTILIKNSIHYPKFQFSKGNIENRKGGYLKHCTFHEVSDLYCPIFKLGYIVEQAEENFTELAHTGGVIGVIINWDCDLDLSASECNPKYSFRRLDPKHIPASSGYNFRFAKYYKINGSITRTLIKAYGIRIDVIVHGQAGKFSLIPTIINLATALTSIGVGSFLCDWILLTFMNKNKVYSHKKFDKVCTPSHSSGSWPVTLALVLGQAPAPPYPCSPDPGQAGQLQSEGQSQARAVPPPWPCPTSAPSEQMVDAPERGAGPGICASESSQQDCVLTDARGLAQL, translated from the exons ATGGCGGCCGCCGAGCCCAAGCCCCCAACGGGGGCGGCCGCGGCCCGACGCCTGGCCCGGAGCTGCTGGTCCGCGTTCTGGGACTACGAGACGCCCAAGGTGATCGTGGTGAAGAACCGGCGTTTGGGCATCGTGTACCGCGCGGTGCAGCTGCTCATCCTGCTCTACTTCGTGTG GTACGTGTTCATCGTGCAGAAGAGCTACCAGGACAGCGAAACGGGCCCCGAGAGCTCCGTTATCACCAAGGTCAAGGGCATCACCTTGTCCGAACACAAAGTGTGGGACGTGGAGGAGTACGTGAAACCACCGGAG GGAGGCAGCGTGTTCAGCATCATCACCAGGATTGAGGTCACCCCCTTCCAGACCCTCGGAACATGCGCCGAG AGTATGAGGGTCAGCAACGCCACCTGCGACTCGGACGAGGACTGTGTGGCTGGGCAGCTGGACATGCTGGGAAACG GCCTGCGGACTGGGCGCTGCGTACCTTATTACCACGGGTCCTCCAAGACCTGCGAGGTGTCCGCCTGGTGCCCGGTGGAAGACGGGGCCTCAGTCAG CCAATTTCTCGGTACGATGGCCCCCAATTTCACCATCCTCATCAAGAACAGCATCCACTACCCCAAATTCCAGTTCTCCAA GGGCAACATTGAGAACCGGAAGGGTGGCTACCTGAAGCACTGCACATTCCATGAGGTCTCTGACCTCTACTGCCCCATTTTCAAGCTGGGGTACATCGTGGAGCAGGCAGAGGAGAACTTCACAGAGCTGGCACACACG ggtggtgtcatcggggTCATTATCAACTGGGACTGTGACCTGGACCTTTCAGCGTCAGAGTGCAACCCCAAATACTCCTTCCGGAGGCTGGACCCCAAGCACATCCCAGCCTCATCTGGCTACAACTTCAG GTTTGCCAAGTATTACAAAATAAATGGCAGCATTACCCGCACACTCATCAAAGCCTATGGGATCCGCATTGATGTCATCGTGCACGGACAG GCGGGGAAGTTCAGCCTGATTCCCACCATCATTAACCTGGCCACAGCGCTGACCTCCATTGGGGTG GGCTCCTTCCTGTGCGACTGGATCTTGCTAACATTCATGAACAAAAACAAGGTCTACAGCCATAAGAAATTTGACAAGGTGTGTACTCCAAGTCACTCCTCAGGCAGCTGGCCTGTGACCCTGGCCCTTGTCTTGGGCCAGGCCCCTGCCCCACCCTATCCCTGCTCTCCAGACCCAGGCCAGGCTGGCCAACTGCAGAGTGAGGGGCAGAGCCAGGCCCGGGCTGTCCCACCCCCATGGCCTTGCCCCACCTCTGCCCCATCTGAGCAGATGGTGGATGCTCCCGAGCGGGGTGCGGGACCAGGGATTTGCGCCTCCGAGTCTTCCCAACAGGACTGCGTGCTCACAGATGCCCGAGGTTTGGCCCAGCTCTGA
- the P2RX2 gene encoding P2X purinoceptor 2 isoform X5, translating into MAAAEPKPPTGAAAARRLARSCWSAFWDYETPKVIVSMRVSNATCDSDEDCVAGQLDMLGNGLRTGRCVPYYHGSSKTCEVSAWCPVEDGASVSQFLGTMAPNFTILIKNSIHYPKFQFSKGNIENRKGGYLKHCTFHEVSDLYCPIFKLGYIVEQAEENFTELAHTGGVIGVIINWDCDLDLSASECNPKYSFRRLDPKHIPASSGYNFRFAKYYKINGSITRTLIKAYGIRIDVIVHGQAGKFSLIPTIINLATALTSIGVGSFLCDWILLTFMNKNKVYSHKKFDKVCTPSHSSGSWPVTLALVLGQAPAPPYPCSPDPGQAGQLQSEGQSQARAVPPPWPCPTSAPSEQMVDAPERGAGPGICASESSQQDCVLTDARGLAQL; encoded by the exons ATGGCGGCCGCCGAGCCCAAGCCCCCAACGGGGGCGGCCGCGGCCCGACGCCTGGCCCGGAGCTGCTGGTCCGCGTTCTGGGACTACGAGACGCCCAAGGTGATCGTG AGTATGAGGGTCAGCAACGCCACCTGCGACTCGGACGAGGACTGTGTGGCTGGGCAGCTGGACATGCTGGGAAACG GCCTGCGGACTGGGCGCTGCGTACCTTATTACCACGGGTCCTCCAAGACCTGCGAGGTGTCCGCCTGGTGCCCGGTGGAAGACGGGGCCTCAGTCAG CCAATTTCTCGGTACGATGGCCCCCAATTTCACCATCCTCATCAAGAACAGCATCCACTACCCCAAATTCCAGTTCTCCAA GGGCAACATTGAGAACCGGAAGGGTGGCTACCTGAAGCACTGCACATTCCATGAGGTCTCTGACCTCTACTGCCCCATTTTCAAGCTGGGGTACATCGTGGAGCAGGCAGAGGAGAACTTCACAGAGCTGGCACACACG ggtggtgtcatcggggTCATTATCAACTGGGACTGTGACCTGGACCTTTCAGCGTCAGAGTGCAACCCCAAATACTCCTTCCGGAGGCTGGACCCCAAGCACATCCCAGCCTCATCTGGCTACAACTTCAG GTTTGCCAAGTATTACAAAATAAATGGCAGCATTACCCGCACACTCATCAAAGCCTATGGGATCCGCATTGATGTCATCGTGCACGGACAG GCGGGGAAGTTCAGCCTGATTCCCACCATCATTAACCTGGCCACAGCGCTGACCTCCATTGGGGTG GGCTCCTTCCTGTGCGACTGGATCTTGCTAACATTCATGAACAAAAACAAGGTCTACAGCCATAAGAAATTTGACAAGGTGTGTACTCCAAGTCACTCCTCAGGCAGCTGGCCTGTGACCCTGGCCCTTGTCTTGGGCCAGGCCCCTGCCCCACCCTATCCCTGCTCTCCAGACCCAGGCCAGGCTGGCCAACTGCAGAGTGAGGGGCAGAGCCAGGCCCGGGCTGTCCCACCCCCATGGCCTTGCCCCACCTCTGCCCCATCTGAGCAGATGGTGGATGCTCCCGAGCGGGGTGCGGGACCAGGGATTTGCGCCTCCGAGTCTTCCCAACAGGACTGCGTGCTCACAGATGCCCGAGGTTTGGCCCAGCTCTGA
- the P2RX2 gene encoding P2X purinoceptor 2 isoform X6 codes for MAAAEPKPPTGAAAARRLARSCWSAFWDYETPKVIVVKNRRLGIVYRAVQLLILLYFVWYVFIVQKSYQDSETGPESSVITKVKGITLSEHKVWDVEEYVKPPEGGSVFSIITRIEVTPFQTLGTCAESMRVSNATCDSDEDCVAGQLDMLGNGLRTGRCVPYYHGSSKTCEVSAWCPVEDGASVSQFLGTMAPNFTILIKNSIHYPKFQFSKGNIENRKGGYLKHCTFHEVSDLYCPIFKLGYIVEQAEENFTELAHTGGVIGVIINWDCDLDLSASECNPKYSFRRLDPKHIPASSGYNFRFAKYYKINGSITRTLIKAYGIRIDVIVHGQVVPLPPGGEVQPDSHHH; via the exons ATGGCGGCCGCCGAGCCCAAGCCCCCAACGGGGGCGGCCGCGGCCCGACGCCTGGCCCGGAGCTGCTGGTCCGCGTTCTGGGACTACGAGACGCCCAAGGTGATCGTGGTGAAGAACCGGCGTTTGGGCATCGTGTACCGCGCGGTGCAGCTGCTCATCCTGCTCTACTTCGTGTG GTACGTGTTCATCGTGCAGAAGAGCTACCAGGACAGCGAAACGGGCCCCGAGAGCTCCGTTATCACCAAGGTCAAGGGCATCACCTTGTCCGAACACAAAGTGTGGGACGTGGAGGAGTACGTGAAACCACCGGAG GGAGGCAGCGTGTTCAGCATCATCACCAGGATTGAGGTCACCCCCTTCCAGACCCTCGGAACATGCGCCGAG AGTATGAGGGTCAGCAACGCCACCTGCGACTCGGACGAGGACTGTGTGGCTGGGCAGCTGGACATGCTGGGAAACG GCCTGCGGACTGGGCGCTGCGTACCTTATTACCACGGGTCCTCCAAGACCTGCGAGGTGTCCGCCTGGTGCCCGGTGGAAGACGGGGCCTCAGTCAG CCAATTTCTCGGTACGATGGCCCCCAATTTCACCATCCTCATCAAGAACAGCATCCACTACCCCAAATTCCAGTTCTCCAA GGGCAACATTGAGAACCGGAAGGGTGGCTACCTGAAGCACTGCACATTCCATGAGGTCTCTGACCTCTACTGCCCCATTTTCAAGCTGGGGTACATCGTGGAGCAGGCAGAGGAGAACTTCACAGAGCTGGCACACACG ggtggtgtcatcggggTCATTATCAACTGGGACTGTGACCTGGACCTTTCAGCGTCAGAGTGCAACCCCAAATACTCCTTCCGGAGGCTGGACCCCAAGCACATCCCAGCCTCATCTGGCTACAACTTCAG GTTTGCCAAGTATTACAAAATAAATGGCAGCATTACCCGCACACTCATCAAAGCCTATGGGATCCGCATTGATGTCATCGTGCACGGACAG GTAGTGCCTTTGCCCCCAGGCGGGGAAGTTCAGCCTGATTCCCACCATCATTAA
- the P2RX2 gene encoding P2X purinoceptor 2 isoform X3, which translates to MAAAEPKPPTGAAAARRLARSCWSAFWDYETPKVIVVKNRRLGIVYRAVQLLILLYFVWYVFIVQKSYQDSETGPESSVITKVKGITLSEHKVWDVEEYVKPPEGGSVFSIITRIEVTPFQTLGTCAESMRVSNATCDSDEDCVAGQLDMLGNGLRTGRCVPYYHGSSKTCEVSAWCPVEDGASVSQFLGTMAPNFTILIKNSIHYPKFQFSKGNIENRKGGYLKHCTFHEVSDLYCPIFKLGYIVEQAEENFTELAHTGGVIGVIINWDCDLDLSASECNPKYSFRRLDPKHIPASSGYNFRFAKYYKINGSITRTLIKAYGIRIDVIVHGQAGKFSLIPTIINLATALTSIGVGSFLCDWILLTFMNKNKVYSHKKFDKMVDAPERGAGPGICASESSQQDCVLTDARGLAQL; encoded by the exons ATGGCGGCCGCCGAGCCCAAGCCCCCAACGGGGGCGGCCGCGGCCCGACGCCTGGCCCGGAGCTGCTGGTCCGCGTTCTGGGACTACGAGACGCCCAAGGTGATCGTGGTGAAGAACCGGCGTTTGGGCATCGTGTACCGCGCGGTGCAGCTGCTCATCCTGCTCTACTTCGTGTG GTACGTGTTCATCGTGCAGAAGAGCTACCAGGACAGCGAAACGGGCCCCGAGAGCTCCGTTATCACCAAGGTCAAGGGCATCACCTTGTCCGAACACAAAGTGTGGGACGTGGAGGAGTACGTGAAACCACCGGAG GGAGGCAGCGTGTTCAGCATCATCACCAGGATTGAGGTCACCCCCTTCCAGACCCTCGGAACATGCGCCGAG AGTATGAGGGTCAGCAACGCCACCTGCGACTCGGACGAGGACTGTGTGGCTGGGCAGCTGGACATGCTGGGAAACG GCCTGCGGACTGGGCGCTGCGTACCTTATTACCACGGGTCCTCCAAGACCTGCGAGGTGTCCGCCTGGTGCCCGGTGGAAGACGGGGCCTCAGTCAG CCAATTTCTCGGTACGATGGCCCCCAATTTCACCATCCTCATCAAGAACAGCATCCACTACCCCAAATTCCAGTTCTCCAA GGGCAACATTGAGAACCGGAAGGGTGGCTACCTGAAGCACTGCACATTCCATGAGGTCTCTGACCTCTACTGCCCCATTTTCAAGCTGGGGTACATCGTGGAGCAGGCAGAGGAGAACTTCACAGAGCTGGCACACACG ggtggtgtcatcggggTCATTATCAACTGGGACTGTGACCTGGACCTTTCAGCGTCAGAGTGCAACCCCAAATACTCCTTCCGGAGGCTGGACCCCAAGCACATCCCAGCCTCATCTGGCTACAACTTCAG GTTTGCCAAGTATTACAAAATAAATGGCAGCATTACCCGCACACTCATCAAAGCCTATGGGATCCGCATTGATGTCATCGTGCACGGACAG GCGGGGAAGTTCAGCCTGATTCCCACCATCATTAACCTGGCCACAGCGCTGACCTCCATTGGGGTG GGCTCCTTCCTGTGCGACTGGATCTTGCTAACATTCATGAACAAAAACAAGGTCTACAGCCATAAGAAATTTGACAAG ATGGTGGATGCTCCCGAGCGGGGTGCGGGACCAGGGATTTGCGCCTCCGAGTCTTCCCAACAGGACTGCGTGCTCACAGATGCCCGAGGTTTGGCCCAGCTCTGA